One Stenotrophomonas oahuensis genomic region harbors:
- a CDS encoding glycosyl hydrolase family 18 protein: MTDPILRSTVTSISSRPAARHRRWLLALALASATLTPALAQAANCTGAPEWNASVIYLAGTTLQKGGVLYRANIDIWNAPPDHPAGAPYYTNLGACDGSGSNQPPSVSLTSPSNGASFSAGSTITVSANASDSDGSVSKVEFFRGGTSLGVDTSAPYSVTWTNASAGSHTFKAVATDNNNAVTSSATVTVTVNAASNDTTAPSVPGGLNSPSKTASTVSLAWNAATDNTGGSGVAGYDVYRNGSLVGSPSATSYTDGGLAASTAYTYTVRARDNAGNASAQSASISVTTSTGGGNGGNKRVIGYFTQWGIYGRNYRVKNIDTSGSAAKMTHINYAFGNVRNNRCEVGVTVPSNESTGAGGDAFADYTKAFQAGESVSGAADTWDQPLRGNWNQLKQLKAKNPNLKVLISLGGWTWSRGFSSAAQPANRQAFVASCIDAYIKGNLPVTDGAGGVGAAAGVFDGIDIDWEYPVACGLACGTPADNANFTALLAEFRRQLDAVRPGLLLTVAVGAGIDKIRVTDPATYHQYLDYINVMTYDFHGAFDPITGHHSALFDSPNDPSTGDVKLYNSNDAMEAFLARGVPASKLNLGIGFYGRGWTNVPNVNNGLYQSGSAAPGTYEAGIEDWKVLKNLNHPIYTDANARATWSYNGTTFWSFDTPALITEKMGYVKAQGFGGAFFWEFSGDDAQGTLVNTVSNGLK; encoded by the coding sequence ATGACGGACCCGATTCTGCGCAGTACGGTGACATCGATATCCTCACGCCCCGCCGCCCGCCATCGACGCTGGCTGCTGGCCCTTGCCCTGGCTTCGGCCACCCTGACCCCGGCGCTGGCCCAGGCCGCGAACTGTACCGGGGCCCCGGAGTGGAACGCCTCGGTGATCTATCTGGCCGGCACCACCCTGCAGAAGGGCGGCGTGCTGTACCGGGCCAACATCGACATCTGGAACGCCCCGCCGGACCACCCGGCCGGCGCGCCCTACTACACCAACCTGGGAGCCTGTGACGGTTCCGGCAGCAACCAGCCGCCCAGCGTCAGCCTGACCTCGCCGTCCAACGGGGCCAGCTTCAGCGCCGGCAGCACCATCACGGTCAGCGCCAATGCCAGCGACAGCGACGGCTCGGTCAGCAAGGTCGAGTTCTTCCGCGGCGGCACCTCGCTCGGGGTGGACACCAGCGCGCCGTACAGCGTGACCTGGACCAACGCGAGCGCCGGCAGCCACACCTTCAAGGCAGTGGCCACCGACAACAACAATGCGGTGACCTCCTCGGCCACCGTAACCGTTACCGTCAACGCGGCCAGCAACGACACCACCGCGCCCAGCGTACCCGGCGGCCTGAACTCCCCGTCCAAGACCGCCAGCACCGTCAGCCTGGCCTGGAATGCGGCCACCGACAACACTGGCGGCAGCGGCGTGGCCGGCTATGACGTGTACCGCAACGGCAGCCTGGTCGGCTCGCCCAGCGCTACCAGCTACACCGACGGTGGCCTGGCTGCCAGTACCGCCTACACCTACACCGTGCGTGCGCGCGACAACGCCGGCAATGCCTCGGCGCAGAGCGCGTCGATCAGCGTCACCACCTCGACCGGTGGCGGCAACGGCGGCAACAAGCGGGTGATCGGCTACTTCACCCAGTGGGGCATCTACGGACGCAACTACCGGGTCAAGAACATCGATACCAGTGGTTCGGCCGCCAAGATGACCCACATCAACTACGCGTTCGGCAACGTGCGCAACAACCGTTGCGAAGTGGGCGTCACCGTGCCGAGCAATGAGAGCACCGGTGCCGGGGGCGACGCGTTCGCCGACTACACCAAGGCCTTCCAGGCCGGTGAAAGCGTCAGCGGGGCCGCCGATACCTGGGACCAGCCGCTGCGTGGCAACTGGAACCAGCTGAAGCAGCTCAAGGCGAAGAATCCCAACCTGAAGGTGCTGATCTCGCTGGGCGGCTGGACCTGGTCGCGTGGTTTCTCCAGCGCGGCGCAGCCGGCCAACCGCCAGGCCTTCGTGGCCTCGTGCATCGACGCCTACATCAAGGGGAACCTGCCGGTGACCGATGGGGCCGGTGGCGTGGGCGCAGCCGCCGGCGTGTTTGACGGCATCGACATCGACTGGGAATACCCGGTGGCCTGTGGCCTGGCCTGCGGCACACCGGCTGACAATGCAAACTTCACCGCGCTGCTGGCCGAGTTCCGCCGCCAGCTGGATGCGGTACGCCCCGGTCTGCTGCTGACCGTGGCGGTGGGTGCGGGTATCGACAAGATCCGCGTCACCGACCCGGCCACGTACCACCAGTACCTCGATTACATCAATGTGATGACGTACGACTTCCACGGAGCCTTCGACCCGATCACCGGCCATCATTCGGCGCTGTTCGATTCGCCGAACGACCCGTCCACCGGTGACGTGAAGCTGTACAACAGCAACGATGCAATGGAAGCCTTCCTGGCCCGCGGCGTGCCGGCCAGCAAGCTCAACCTGGGCATTGGTTTCTACGGGCGCGGCTGGACCAACGTGCCGAACGTCAACAACGGCCTGTACCAGAGCGGCAGCGCCGCACCGGGCACCTACGAGGCCGGCATTGAAGACTGGAAGGTGCTGAAGAACCTCAACCACCCGATCTACACCGATGCCAACGCACGGGCGACCTGGAGCTACAACGGCACCACGTTCTGGAGCTTCGACACCCCGGCACTGATCACCGAGAAGATGGGCTACGTGAAGGCGCAGGGCTTCGGCGGTGCGTTCTTCTGGGAGTTCAGCGGTGACGATGCGCAGGGCACGCTGGTCAATACCGTCAGCAATGGCCTGAAGTAA
- the purL gene encoding phosphoribosylformylglycinamidine synthase — MMVLEGASALSPFRRERLESRLQSLVADLRITGAWHVYFIQTEGDAAPDPVILSRILEAQPELAALEAGAVSHFVVPRLGTLSPWSSKATELVRGAGQPIRRVERGLRIDLAGWPADAAQRDAVIRVLHDPMTQSVLDTTDQAQALFTAPARGELERVALDDLEGANRRLGLAMAQDEIDYLRQRFGELGRKPSDVELMMFAQANSEHCRHKIFNASWTIDGSEQPHSLFRMIKNTHQQTPQHTLSAYSDNAAVVAGHPAARYRPDPATGAYRSEAVVDSAFCIKVETHNHPTAIAPFPGASTGAGGEIRDEGATGRGGKPKAGLTGFSVSHLRIPTLPQPWEAPRALNPRMAPALDIMLDGPLGGAAFNNEFGRPNLLGYFRSFELPEGEGLTRAYDKPIMLAGGLGAIDRVQVEKLRLQPGDAVIVLGGPAMLIGLGGGAASSVASGESAEDLDFASVQRDNPEMERRCQEVIDRCVALGLDNPIRWFHDVGAGGLSNAIPELLHDSGVGGVIDLGKVPTDDPSLSPMQLWCNESQERYVLGVPQDRLAEFAALCARERCPFAAVGVATAEERLVVAYGATVGNIPADSPIDLPMDVLFGKPPKMHRDTAHPAAPKWPALKTGGLDLHEAGLRVLAHPSVASKNFLVTIGDRSVGGLTAREQMIGPWQLPMADVAITLAGFDTVAGEAMAIGERTPLALLDAAASARMAVGEAITNLCAAPVDELETVKLSANWMAAAGHAGEDALLYDAVRAVGMELCPQLDLSIPVGKDSLSMQAQWHDQGEAHKSVSPVSLVISAFAPVADASTQLTPLLDRETDSELWLIGLGAGKQRLGGSILAQVHADHSALPAFAGAVPDLDDPQRLRAFFELIRDARQAGLLLAYHDRSDGGAFAALCEMAFASRQGLDIALDAWGDDPFRSLFNEELGAVVQIAREDRAAFADLVERHALTECAQRIAKPTTAPVVRVSLQGENLAEWRWEALFDAWWSVTHAMQKLRDNPEAADEERAVARSFNAPGLKTKLSFDINEDVAAPFISTGARPRVAVLREQGVNGQIEMANIFERAGFTAYDVHMSDLIEGRVNLANFTGLAACGGFSYGDVLGAGRGWATSVLERSALRDAFAAFFAREDSFALGVCNGCQMLSQLKDIIPGAEHWPQFRRNASEQFEARTALLEVVESPSILLRGMAGSRIPVAVAHGEGRAVFASPVDQAAARVSLRYIDGDGNVASQYPLNPNGSPDGITGLTSTDGRVTIMMPHPERTPRALNLSWRPAEWQGDSPWLRMFRNARVWVG; from the coding sequence ATGATGGTCCTCGAGGGCGCATCCGCCCTTTCGCCGTTCCGCCGCGAACGTCTTGAATCCCGCCTGCAGTCCCTGGTCGCCGATCTGCGCATCACCGGTGCCTGGCATGTCTACTTCATCCAGACCGAGGGCGATGCGGCCCCGGACCCGGTGATCCTGAGCCGGATCCTGGAAGCGCAGCCGGAACTGGCCGCGCTGGAAGCGGGGGCGGTCTCGCACTTCGTGGTGCCGCGCCTGGGCACCCTGTCGCCCTGGTCGAGCAAGGCCACCGAACTGGTCCGCGGAGCCGGGCAGCCGATCCGCCGCGTCGAACGCGGTCTGCGCATCGACCTGGCCGGCTGGCCGGCCGACGCCGCCCAGCGTGACGCGGTGATCCGGGTGCTGCACGACCCGATGACCCAGTCGGTACTGGACACCACCGATCAGGCCCAGGCGCTGTTCACCGCGCCGGCCCGGGGCGAACTGGAGCGCGTGGCGCTGGACGACCTGGAAGGGGCCAACCGCCGCCTCGGCCTGGCCATGGCCCAGGACGAAATCGACTACCTGCGCCAGCGCTTCGGCGAACTGGGCCGCAAGCCGTCGGACGTGGAACTGATGATGTTCGCGCAGGCGAACTCCGAGCACTGCCGGCACAAGATCTTCAACGCCAGCTGGACCATCGACGGGTCCGAACAGCCGCATTCGCTGTTCCGGATGATCAAGAACACCCACCAGCAGACCCCGCAGCACACGCTCAGCGCCTACAGCGACAATGCCGCCGTGGTCGCCGGTCACCCGGCCGCGCGTTACCGCCCGGACCCGGCCACCGGCGCGTACCGCAGCGAAGCGGTGGTGGATTCGGCGTTCTGCATCAAGGTTGAAACCCATAACCACCCGACCGCGATCGCCCCGTTCCCGGGCGCGTCGACCGGTGCCGGTGGCGAAATCCGCGACGAAGGTGCCACCGGTCGTGGCGGCAAGCCCAAGGCCGGCCTGACCGGTTTCTCGGTCTCGCACCTGCGCATTCCGACCCTGCCGCAGCCGTGGGAAGCGCCGCGCGCGCTGAACCCGCGTATGGCCCCGGCGCTGGACATCATGCTGGACGGCCCGCTGGGCGGTGCCGCGTTCAACAATGAGTTCGGCCGCCCGAACCTGCTCGGCTACTTCCGCAGCTTCGAGCTGCCCGAAGGCGAGGGCCTGACCCGCGCCTATGACAAGCCGATCATGCTGGCCGGCGGCCTGGGCGCGATTGATCGCGTGCAGGTCGAGAAGCTGCGTCTGCAGCCCGGCGATGCGGTGATCGTGCTGGGCGGTCCGGCCATGCTGATCGGCCTGGGCGGCGGTGCCGCCAGTTCGGTGGCCTCCGGCGAAAGCGCGGAAGACCTGGACTTCGCCAGCGTGCAGCGCGACAACCCGGAAATGGAGCGTCGCTGCCAGGAAGTGATCGACCGCTGCGTCGCGCTGGGCCTGGACAACCCGATCCGCTGGTTCCACGACGTCGGCGCGGGCGGCCTGTCCAATGCCATTCCCGAACTGCTGCACGACTCCGGCGTGGGCGGTGTGATCGATCTGGGCAAGGTGCCCACCGATGACCCCTCGCTGTCACCGATGCAGTTGTGGTGCAACGAATCGCAGGAACGCTATGTGCTGGGCGTGCCGCAGGACCGTCTGGCCGAGTTCGCCGCGCTGTGCGCGCGCGAGCGCTGCCCGTTCGCGGCGGTCGGCGTGGCCACCGCTGAAGAGCGTCTGGTGGTGGCCTACGGTGCGACCGTGGGCAACATTCCGGCCGATTCCCCGATTGACCTGCCGATGGACGTGCTGTTCGGCAAGCCGCCGAAGATGCACCGCGACACTGCACACCCGGCGGCCCCGAAGTGGCCGGCACTGAAGACCGGTGGCCTGGACCTGCATGAAGCTGGTCTGCGCGTGCTGGCGCACCCGTCGGTGGCCTCGAAGAACTTCCTGGTCACCATCGGTGACCGCAGCGTCGGCGGCCTGACCGCGCGCGAACAGATGATCGGCCCGTGGCAGCTGCCAATGGCCGATGTGGCCATCACCCTGGCCGGCTTCGACACCGTTGCCGGTGAAGCCATGGCGATTGGTGAGCGCACCCCGCTGGCCCTGCTGGATGCCGCCGCGTCGGCGCGCATGGCGGTGGGCGAAGCGATCACCAACCTGTGCGCCGCCCCGGTGGACGAACTGGAAACGGTGAAGCTGTCGGCCAACTGGATGGCGGCCGCAGGCCACGCTGGCGAAGATGCGCTGCTGTATGACGCGGTGCGCGCGGTCGGCATGGAACTGTGCCCGCAGCTCGACCTGAGCATTCCGGTCGGCAAGGACTCCTTGTCGATGCAGGCGCAGTGGCACGACCAAGGCGAAGCGCACAAGTCGGTGTCGCCGGTGTCGCTGGTGATCTCGGCCTTTGCGCCGGTGGCCGATGCCAGCACCCAGCTGACCCCGCTGCTGGACCGGGAGACCGACAGCGAGCTGTGGCTGATCGGCCTCGGTGCCGGCAAGCAGCGCCTGGGCGGTTCCATCCTGGCCCAGGTGCATGCTGACCACAGCGCGCTGCCGGCCTTTGCCGGAGCGGTGCCGGACCTGGACGACCCGCAGCGCCTGCGTGCGTTCTTCGAGCTGATCCGCGACGCGCGTCAGGCCGGCCTGCTGCTGGCCTACCACGACCGCAGCGACGGCGGCGCGTTTGCCGCGCTGTGCGAAATGGCCTTCGCCTCGCGCCAGGGCCTTGATATCGCGCTGGATGCGTGGGGCGACGATCCGTTCCGCAGCCTGTTCAACGAAGAACTGGGTGCCGTGGTGCAGATCGCGCGCGAAGACCGCGCCGCATTCGCCGACCTGGTCGAGCGTCACGCGCTCACCGAATGCGCGCAGCGCATTGCCAAGCCGACCACCGCTCCGGTGGTGCGCGTCTCGCTGCAGGGCGAGAACCTCGCGGAATGGCGCTGGGAGGCGCTGTTCGACGCATGGTGGTCGGTCACCCACGCCATGCAGAAGCTGCGTGACAACCCGGAAGCGGCGGATGAAGAGCGTGCTGTGGCACGCAGCTTCAATGCGCCGGGGCTGAAGACCAAGCTCAGCTTCGATATCAACGAAGACGTGGCGGCCCCCTTCATCAGCACCGGCGCGCGCCCGCGCGTGGCCGTGCTGCGCGAGCAGGGCGTCAACGGCCAGATCGAAATGGCCAACATCTTCGAGCGCGCGGGCTTCACCGCCTACGACGTGCACATGAGCGACCTGATCGAAGGCCGTGTGAACCTGGCCAACTTCACCGGTCTGGCCGCCTGCGGCGGCTTCAGCTACGGCGACGTACTGGGTGCGGGCCGCGGCTGGGCCACCTCGGTGCTGGAGCGCAGTGCGCTGCGTGATGCCTTTGCCGCCTTCTTCGCCCGCGAAGACAGCTTCGCGCTGGGCGTGTGCAACGGCTGCCAGATGCTGAGCCAGCTCAAGGACATCATTCCCGGTGCCGAGCACTGGCCGCAGTTCCGTCGCAACGCCAGCGAGCAGTTCGAAGCCCGTACCGCGCTGCTGGAAGTGGTGGAATCGCCGTCGATCCTGCTGCGTGGCATGGCCGGTTCGCGCATCCCGGTGGCGGTGGCGCATGGCGAAGGCCGTGCCGTGTTCGCCAGCCCGGTCGACCAGGCCGCGGCGCGCGTGTCGCTGCGTTACATCGACGGTGACGGCAACGTGGCCAGCCAGTACCCGCTGAATCCGAACGGTTCGCCGGACGGCATCACCGGCCTGACCAGCACCGACGGTCGCGTCACCATCATGATGCCGCACCCGGAACGCACTCCGCGTGCGCTCAACCTGAGCTGGCGTCCGGCCGAATGGCAGGGCGATTCGCCATGGCTGCGCATGTTCCGCAACGCGCGGGTCTGGGTGGGTTGA
- a CDS encoding DNA-binding protein, protein MAEIFREDPGYAIELLNSILEDGDQAELLIALRQMVEALGGVGQVAQQ, encoded by the coding sequence ATGGCGGAAATCTTCCGCGAAGATCCCGGCTATGCCATCGAACTGCTCAACAGCATTCTTGAGGATGGAGATCAGGCTGAACTGCTGATCGCGCTTCGTCAGATGGTCGAAGCACTTGGTGGTGTTGGGCAAGTGGCGCAACAGTGA